GACCACGCGCGATCAGGCGGGACGACCTCGACCGACTCCGTGGACCAGCTGTCGTGGTCGACGCGAGCCGCGGCCACCTGCTCCTGCGTCGGCTGCTCGTACGCCGTCCAGAGCGGGTGCCGCCGCGTCACGAGGCGTGGTCGATGCTCTCGGCGAGCTCAGCGAGTCGGTCGATCGAGGCCATCAGCTTGTCCGAGGTGGTGGACCGGGCCCGCTCGAACCGGTGCTCGTCGCTCAGGTTCGTCCAGTCGTAGGTGTGCCGGACCCGCGTGGCCCCGCCCTCCAAAGGCTCGAGCTCCCAGCGCCACTCGTGACCGAGCGGCACTCCTCCGGGCTCCGCGGGACGCCAGGCGATGCGTCGGCCCTCCTCGAAGTCGACGACCTGGTTCTCCCGGACGTTGCCCGAGGTGTTGGTCATGACGAACAGGTCGCCGGAGGACCGGACCCGCTGGCCCGTGGCCGCCTCGGCGAGGTTGTCGTTGCCGTCCCACCGCGGCTGCTGGGCGGGGTCGGCGATCAGCTCGAAGATTGTGGCCGCCGTCGCGTCCACCTCGCGCTCGGCGCTGGTCACCTTGGTCTCGTCGTCAGGTGCGCTCATCACCCCATCGAACCAGACCTGCGGCCTCGACCTGGGCGACGAGGTCGTCGACAGGCCGGACCGTGAACCCCTGCTGGGCGAACGGTTGCGCCGCCATCCACTCCAGGTCGGCGGCACCGATCACTCCTGTCCCGCCCGGGGACAGGACGCGGGCCAGCTCGGCCAGCGGGGACCCCAGGTCGTCGATGAAGTAGACGGTGTTGAGGCTGATCCAGCCGTCGAGCCCGCCGTCGTCGAACGGCAGGCGGTCCATCGCGCCGTGGTGGAGGGTGAGTCGGCCGCTCGCCAGCTCGGTCCTGAAGCCGCGGCGCGCCCGCGCGATCATCGACTCCGAGGGCTCGACCCCGTGCACCCGGGCCGTCGGGCTCGCGTCCAGGAGGAGCCGCAGTCCGATCCCGCCGCCGAAACCGATGTCGGCGACGTTGCCGCCCTCGACTGGACCAAGTGCCTGGACCGCCGCGGCGGTCGGGCCACGGTTGCCCTTGTTCAGCTGCCGCACCACGATGCCGCCGAGGAGGCCGGACGGGTTGCCGAGCTGTGCGGAGAGGGTCCGGAGCCAGGCCGACCTCACGGTGCCACTCATCGTCGCATCAGCCCAGGTAGGTCTTCAGGTGGCGACCGGTGAGCGTCGAGGCGTCGGCGACCAGGTCGGCCGGCGTGCCCTCGAAGACCACGCGACCGCCGTCGTGACCGGCGCCCGGACCGAGGTCGATGATCCAGTCGGCGTGGGCCATCACGGCCTGGTGGTGCTCGATGACGATGACCGTCCTGCCCGCATCGACCAGCCGGTCGAGCAGGGCGAGCAGGTTGGCCACGTCGGCGAGGTGGAGACCGGTGGTCGGCTCGTCGAGGACGAGGACGTCGCCCTTCTCCCCCATCTGCGCGGCCAGCTTGAGTCGCTGGCGCTCGCCGCCCGACAGGGTCGTCAACGGCTGGCCGAGCGAGAGGTAGCCCAGTCCCACGTCGACGAGCCGGTCGA
This genomic window from Nocardioides marmoribigeumensis contains:
- a CDS encoding SRPBCC family protein, whose translation is MSAPDDETKVTSAEREVDATAATIFELIADPAQQPRWDGNDNLAEAATGQRVRSSGDLFVMTNTSGNVRENQVVDFEEGRRIAWRPAEPGGVPLGHEWRWELEPLEGGATRVRHTYDWTNLSDEHRFERARSTTSDKLMASIDRLAELAESIDHAS
- a CDS encoding methyltransferase domain-containing protein, producing MSGTVRSAWLRTLSAQLGNPSGLLGGIVVRQLNKGNRGPTAAAVQALGPVEGGNVADIGFGGGIGLRLLLDASPTARVHGVEPSESMIARARRGFRTELASGRLTLHHGAMDRLPFDDGGLDGWISLNTVYFIDDLGSPLAELARVLSPGGTGVIGAADLEWMAAQPFAQQGFTVRPVDDLVAQVEAAGLVRWGDERT